The window TAATTCTAGGGTTGCCTTTGGCGCCCTTTCCATTAATCTTCCGCATTTAGACGGGGAGGGATGTCACTTCACCAATTTATGTAAATATCGTGAAAATACCCAGCCTTCTCTCATATCGCCTTCGTCATCGAGGTATTCCACCAGTGTCCAGTCTTTTAGTTTTGTGACGATAGTCACTGTCTTTCCTAAGCTCAACGTATCAATTTTTTCTGATCTGCTGCTGTTTGACTTGCGTACATTAAGCAGACTTACAGTGACGAACCGATAATTGCTGACCATCCCAGGTTCATAGAACGCTTTTGCTTCCTGTTTAATTGCTTTTACGGCAACTCTTGGGGTTGTGTTGGCAAATTCTTCCGCCCAACGTTCCAAAAGAGGGGCGAGCTGATTGGCACAGATAGTTAACAATAAAAGGTGAAGGAATGTCTTCACTTCTTTTGTGAGACGAGCGAAGATTTTGAAAAATTGATCAATAAAATCCTGATCATCTGTACTGGGTTGAATTTCAAGTTGCTTTAAAGCCTGATCCAATGCTTCAACCGTGACAACTTCGCCTGCAACCGAAAATTCGCCATCATCTTCCAGGTGAACACTCGCCATTTCTTCATCAGATAGGCGAGGGTTAAACCGTTCCAGAGCATCAACGATGCTCCGATTGTTGCGAAGTTCAGACGCAAGTATTCGCCCAACAGCTGCCTGAAAGCTAGTTTGTGCAAGAGGCTCAAGTACTGCTCTATATCTGCTTTGCAACGCAAGTTGGGGCTTTAAAATATCCTGAATTTCTTTCTGTTTTTTTCTATACGGTTCGAAGAGGCTATTTATATGTTGTGTTCCAATAGAGCGTGTGACAGAACCCATTGCACCCAATCGTTCAATATGTGATGAACGCATGAGTTTTGCCACGTCGCCTAATCTCAACGATCGAGACAT of the Advenella mimigardefordensis DPN7 genome contains:
- a CDS encoding SH3 domain-containing protein; the protein is MLVFFPKWEGNTVTLLLKITMSTPEDPDSLSKNNQLKKLSTVARIGAAIEKTKPISEMLRPMSVGIRPVSETLRETCAFSDALKSISTVSESFRKAAIMSDRLRVPSLFSEHIDPISKQFRIGLIAEQVALGQMSRSLRLGDVAKLMRSSHIERLGAMGSVTRSIGTQHINSLFEPYRKKQKEIQDILKPQLALQSRYRAVLEPLAQTSFQAAVGRILASELRNNRSIVDALERFNPRLSDEEMASVHLEDDGEFSVAGEVVTVEALDQALKQLEIQPSTDDQDFIDQFFKIFARLTKEVKTFLHLLLLTICANQLAPLLERWAEEFANTTPRVAVKAIKQEAKAFYEPGMVSNYRFVTVSLLNVRKSNSSRSEKIDTLSLGKTVTIVTKLKDWTLVEYLDDEGDMREGWVFSRYLHKLVK